Within the Burkholderia ubonensis genome, the region CGGCTGCCAGACGACCGGCAACCCGTGGAAGGCGAGCGCGAACGGCGGCTATTTCGACAGCACGAAGGCGCCGCAAACGCTGCCGCAGACGAGCCTGCCGCTGGTCGGCCAGACCGGCAAGTCGGCCATCGCGCACATGGTGATCGGCCAGCTCAACGGCGCGACGGTCCCCGTGATCGTGCGCACCGGCAACGTGAACCTCGGCACGCCGCCGCTGCACGCCGACGCGCAGGTCGACGACGAATCGGGCATCGCGGTGCTCGGCAAGGCGACGGCGCTCGCGTCGGGCGGCATCGACGGCGGCTACGCGGGCGCGGACTCGAACTTCAAGTACACGGCCGCGCTGATCCGCGGCGGGAACGCGACGTTCGTGAACCCGACGACGCAGGCCGCGGAGGACGGCTTCACGCTGGACTACGGCCAGGCGACGCCGGGCCTGCTGAACCTGCAGACGATCCCGCCGGCCAATTCGGGCTACGCGGCAAGTTCCGGACTACTGATCGCGACGGGCGGGCTGTACGCGGCGCTCGTGCAGGGCACGGTGAACGGCGGCGTCACGCCGTCGTCGGCCAATGCGAGCACGTCGTCGGCGCCGTACTTCGGCGTCGGCGCGCAGATCAGCAAGTAACGCACGCCGCCGCGGCAACGACCGAGAGGCGCCCGGCACGGCGCCGGCAGGACGACGCACAAACACGAAGCGGCCGACAGGGAGCCGGCCGCCACACAAGACAAATTCTGGAGGAGCAACATGAAGCGCAACCTCATTCTCGCGGCAACCGTGGCCGCCCCCCTTCTTTCGGCATGCGGCGGCGGCGGGGGGAGCGACAATCCGCCGCCGCTCGTCGAAGACCGTCTCTGCCCCGCCGCGCTCGACTACGGCACCGTCTACACCGGCGGCGCGGGCAGCGGCGAGCTCGTCAAGCTGCAGCTCGACACGACCAGGATGACCTGGCAGGTCAGCTACATCGAATCGCCGGTTCCGCGCACCACCGGCACCGTCACGCCGACGCGCGCCGGTACGGTCGACAGCGGCACGCTCACGCAGGAAACGCTGCTGCCGACCAACAAGCTGAACCAGTGCGCGTTCCGCCTGAACGGCGCGAGCCTCGACCCGTCGCGCCCGGCGCGCATCTTCGTCGGCTTCGGCGTCGCGGGCGGCACGATTCCCGGCAAGGAGATCCAGTTCGGCGGCGTGCTCGGCCAGGCCGCGGTGCCCGACACGAAGTTCCCGTACTACCCGTTCATCGGCTTCTCGGCGATCGAGACCAACCTCGCGAACCTCGCCGGCACGTACAGCCACGTCGGCTTCGGCGAAGTGCCGTCGCAGCAGTTCGCGCCGGTGTCGATCGACCCGAAGGTGACGATCAACGCCGACGGCACGTGGATCAAGTGCGACTCGACCGGCCAGTTCGCCGGCACGTGCCGCCAGCCGGGCACGAACCTCGCGCAGTCGGCGGACGGCAGCGGCGCGTTCCAGACCAACAGCTACCAGAGCCAGGTCAAGCCGACGCTGTCGACGCTGCCGCAGGGCAAGGGCTTCATGATCGTCGGCAAGCTGCGCAACCAGCTCGTGCCGATCCTCGTGCGCACCGGCGTCGCGAACCCGAACGTGCAGCCCGACGGCAACGGCGTGCCGGGCCTCACCGCCGACGACGAATCGAGCATCTCGATCCTCGCGCCGCAGACGGCGATCACGGTCGGCTCGCAGAACGGCGAGTACATCGGCGTCGACAGCGCGTTCAACTACCGCACCACCGCGCTGATCAACAACCAGGCGACGCTGCTCGATCCGTTCCAGCCGTCGCAGGCATCGCTCGCGACCCCGCTCGACCTCGACTACACGCAGAAGGTGCCGGGCACCGTCACGACGGTCCACACGGGCGCGGGCAGCACGACGCCCACCGGCAAGTTCATCTTCACGGGCGGCGTGTTCGGCTTCCTCGACAACGCGAGTTCGACGCCGTATTTCACGATCGGCGCGTTCGTCCAGTAAGCGGGCCCGGAAGCCGTCATGAAGAAGATCCTTCTCGGCGCGGCGGCCGGCGCCGCCGCGCTGGCGCCGCTCGCGGCGCACGCGCAAAGCGCCGGCAGCAACGTCGTCACGCTCGGCTGGTTCCACGTGATGCCGCAGCAGAGCAGCACGCCGATGACGACCAATGTCGCGCCGACGCCGATCAACACGCCGTTGCGCCTGCCGCCGTCGTTCACGTCGCCGGGCACCGGGCTGCGCACGAGCGGCGCGGACACCGTCGGCCTCACGGTCAGCCACTTCCTCACCGACCACATCGCGGTCACGTCGGTGGCGGGCGTGCCGCCGGTGTTCAAGGTGTCGGGACAGGGCACGATCAAGCCGCCCGGCCCGGCCGGCGCGCTCGGCACGCAAGACATCGGGCTCGGCTCGGTCAACCCGATCGTGAAGAGCGTGCGGCAGTGGAGCCCGGCCGTGATCCTGCAGTACTACTTCCGCAGGCGAACGCGAAATTCCGGCCGTTCCTCGGCCTCGGCGTGTCGTACAACTGGTTCAGCGACCTGCAGCTCAACCCGAACTTCGTCAGGCAGACGCAGGACAACCTCGGCGCGATCCTCGCGGCGGGCGCGGGCAAGCCGGGCAAGACTTCGGTGGAGGCGAAGGCGTCGTCGTCGTGGCAGCCGGTGTTCAACGCGGGCCTGCAGTACAACGTCACCGAGCATTTCGGGCTCGTCGCGTCGGTCACCTACATCCCGCTGAAGACGACGTCGACGGTGACGATCAAGGCCGCCGACGGCACGACGCTCGCCGAGTCGAAATCGGACCTGAAGGCCGATCCGATCATCAGCTACGTCGGGATGTCGTACAAGTTCTGAGACTGATCGGAAAAGTACGGACGAAAAAAAGCCCGCCTAAAAGGCGGGCTGAATCCATATCAGAGGAGACATGGAGGAGACAGGTGCAACTATAGCGAATCAATTTCTGCAATGCAACATTTCCGTCGAGAAAATCAGGACTTTCCCTCGAATGCTGGCTCTAAACAGCCATTGATCCTGACCCTACCTCGTTTTCCTGCGCCAGCACCTCGGCCAGCGCGTCCCGCAGCAGCGTGACCGGCCGCAGCAGGCGGCCCGGCAGCGCGCCGTGCACGAACCAGATGTTGATCCGCGTCTCCAGCCCGGCGGTGCGGACTACCTGCAGCCCATCGCGATGCGCGCTGCGCGCGAGCGCCGTCGGCGGCGCGCTCGGCGCGGCGCTCGCGGGCAGCGCGTGGGCGTGGGCCGGCTGGCCCGCGGTGTGCGGCGTCGCGCTGGCGTTCACCGGCGCCGCCGGCGCGTTCGGGCTCCTGGCCGAGCGCCGTCCCGGCACGGCGGCCGCGCCCGGCGCGCGCCCCTGAAAGACGAACGCCCCGCCCTCGGACGAGGACGGGGCGTGGGGCCGAAGCAGCCGGAAACCGCCGGAATCAGTGCCGCACCAGCGCCATCATCGCGCCGAAGCCGACGAACAGGCCGCCGGTCAGCCGGTTGAACGCCTTCGCGACGTTCTGGCTCTTCAGCGTCGCGCCGATTCGCGTGCCGAACAATGCATAGACGAGATACCAGCTCACCTCGATCACCGCGAACGTGGCGACCAGCACGCCGAACTGCGGCAGCGTCGGCTCGGACGCGTTGATGAACTGCGGCAGCAGCGCGGCGGCGAACAGGATCGCCTTCGGGTTGCTGCCCGCGACCAGAAAGCCGTTGCGGAACAGCGCCCAGCGCGATGCCGGCGCGGCCTGGCGGGCCACCGGCTCGACGTCGCCGCCCGGTGTGCCGGCATCGACGCGCGCGCGCCACGCCTTTACGCCGAGGTAGACCAGGTAGGCCGCGCCCGCATAGCGCAGCGCGTTGAACATCGCCGGCCACGCCTCGAGGAACACGCCGAGCCCGGCGGCCGACACCGACAGCATCAGCACCAGCGCGCTCAGGCAGCCGGCCATCGTCGCCGCCGAGCGCCGCAGGCCATGCCGCGCGCCGTGCGTCATCACGAGCAACATGTTCGGACCGGGAATCGCCGACACGACGAACACCGTCGCCACGAAAAGCCACCACGTATGCAAGCTCATTGCCGCCTCTGCGCGAAGGAAAAAAGACGATTATGCCGGCTGCGGCGCGGATTTGTCCCGCGCCGCCTCAGCGGCCCGCGCGGCGCGACGCGACCTCGCCGAGCACCGCGAAGTCCAGCTCGCCGCCGCCGTGCGCGAGCGCATCGAGCAGGTTGTCGCGCACGAGGCTCGCGACCGGCAGCGGCACCGACACCGCGTCGCCCGCCTCGAGCGCGAGCCGGACATCCTTCAGGCCGAGGCGGGCCTTGAAGCGCGCCGGCTCGTAGCGCCGCTCGGCGATCATCGCGCCGTAGCCTTCGTACACGGGCCCCGGGAACACGCTGTGGGTGATCACGTCGAGGAAATCACGCATCGCGACGCCGTGCCCGGCCAGCAACGCGGACGCCTCGCCGAGCGTCTCGATCGCCGACGCCAGCGTGAAATTCGCGGCGAGCTTCGCGACGTTCGCATGCTGCGGCAGCGAGCCGAGCCGCCAGGTCTTCTGGCCGATCACGTCGAACAGCGGCTGCACCCGGTCGATCGCTTCCGCCGGGCCGGCCGCCATGATCGTCAGGCGCGCCGCCGCCGCGACGTCCGGCCGCCCCATCACGGGCGCCGCGACATAGTCGAGGCCGCGCGACGCATGCGCGTGCGCGAGCGACTCGGCGAGCGCGACGGAAATCGTCGCCATGTTGACGTGGATCAGGCCGCGCGGCGCCTGCGCGAGCAGCGCGTCGTCGAAGACGCCGCGCGCGGCGGCATCGTCGGCGAGCATCGAGAACACGGCGTCGCCGCGGAACGCGTCGGCCGGCGTGCCGACCGCCTGCGCGCCGAGCGCGACGAGCGGCTCGGTCCGCTCGCGCGAACGGTTCCAGACCCGCACCTGATGCCCCGCCTTCAGCAGGTTCGTCGCGATCGCCTGCCCCATTTCGCCCAGCCCGATAAATCCGAGATCCATCGCACGCTCCTTCGACAAGTGAAGCCGCGAGTTAAACACAGATGCCGGCAGTCTGCAGCGCCTGCGGCCGGCCATGCGCGGTGCGATGCCGACCGCATCGACTCGGCGGGCGCATCGGGTTCCGAGGCTCGGAGGCGTCGAACGCCCGAAAAAACAAAACCCCGCATGCCGGAAAGCGTGCGGGGTCTTGCGACGGGGCGGCCGGTCGCGCCGGCCGCGGCGAAGCGTGCTTAGTTCTGCGAGCCTGCGTCGTCCGTGCCGGCGGCCGATGCCGCCGCGGCCTTCGCCTTGCCCTTCGCCGAGCCGTGCTGCTTCAGCTGGTGCTTCGGCTTGGTGTGGTCCTTCTTCATCGGCGCCGATGCGGCGGCCGGCGCTTCGGCAGCCGGCGCCGAAGCCTGTGCGAATGCCGAAACCGATGCGAGTGCGAATGCCGCGGTCATGATCGAAGCGAGCGTCTTCTTCATCGTTCTTCCTCTGTCAGGGAAAAAATCAAGCGAACCGGTATGAAAAGATGCGAGGCATCCGCATCGGAACATCAGTCGCGCCGGGGTTGCCGGTCGCGGCCGGGCGGAGCGGCGTTGGCCTTTCCGTCACGGCAAATACTGACGCACTGGCTCCATAACGCACCGCCGGCGCGGCCAGTTGACACGCAGCTTGCATCCTCCGGGTTTCCACCGAGCACTGCGACGCAGGGCCGCGGCGGCGCCGCCCCCGCACGCGCCGAACCGCCCCTTCCGCCCGTCGCGGCGACGCTATACTGGCCTCCTTCCGACTGAACGGCGCGCGGCCCGTCGCGAGACCGGAGACCGCCGCCGTCGCGAGGCGACCCAATTGCCCGATCACAATCTGGACAGGCTGAAAATCGACCGGCGTCCGCTCGCACCCGCGCCGCGCCGGCGCCGCTGGGTCCGCTACGCGGCGGCCGCCGCGCTCGTTGCCGCGGCGATTGCGGCGGCGCTCGTGCTGACCGGCCGGCAGACGGTCGAGACGACGACCGTGACCTCCGCCTATCCGTTCCAGAACGACACGCTGCTCAACGCGACCGGCTACGT harbors:
- a CDS encoding LysE family translocator — translated: MSLHTWWLFVATVFVVSAIPGPNMLLVMTHGARHGLRRSAATMAGCLSALVLMLSVSAAGLGVFLEAWPAMFNALRYAGAAYLVYLGVKAWRARVDAGTPGGDVEPVARQAAPASRWALFRNGFLVAGSNPKAILFAAALLPQFINASEPTLPQFGVLVATFAVIEVSWYLVYALFGTRIGATLKSQNVAKAFNRLTGGLFVGFGAMMALVRH
- a CDS encoding NAD(P)-dependent oxidoreductase, which gives rise to MDLGFIGLGEMGQAIATNLLKAGHQVRVWNRSRERTEPLVALGAQAVGTPADAFRGDAVFSMLADDAAARGVFDDALLAQAPRGLIHVNMATISVALAESLAHAHASRGLDYVAAPVMGRPDVAAAARLTIMAAGPAEAIDRVQPLFDVIGQKTWRLGSLPQHANVAKLAANFTLASAIETLGEASALLAGHGVAMRDFLDVITHSVFPGPVYEGYGAMIAERRYEPARFKARLGLKDVRLALEAGDAVSVPLPVASLVRDNLLDALAHGGGELDFAVLGEVASRRAGR
- a CDS encoding DUF2957 domain-containing protein is translated as MKRNLILAATVAAPLLSACGGGGGSDNPPPLVEDRLCPAALDYGTVYTGGAGSGELVKLQLDTTRMTWQVSYIESPVPRTTGTVTPTRAGTVDSGTLTQETLLPTNKLNQCAFRLNGASLDPSRPARIFVGFGVAGGTIPGKEIQFGGVLGQAAVPDTKFPYYPFIGFSAIETNLANLAGTYSHVGFGEVPSQQFAPVSIDPKVTINADGTWIKCDSTGQFAGTCRQPGTNLAQSADGSGAFQTNSYQSQVKPTLSTLPQGKGFMIVGKLRNQLVPILVRTGVANPNVQPDGNGVPGLTADDESSISILAPQTAITVGSQNGEYIGVDSAFNYRTTALINNQATLLDPFQPSQASLATPLDLDYTQKVPGTVTTVHTGAGSTTPTGKFIFTGGVFGFLDNASSTPYFTIGAFVQ